A genome region from Flavobacterium sp. CFS9 includes the following:
- a CDS encoding TniB family NTP-binding protein, producing MNHLNDKTREIVINSSPEERIANTKKFSWIGYTQSISIFKKLDDLKNYPKVYRMPNLLLIGESNNGKTAILRKYDERNEAYVRESDLQVINPVLYVQAPPEPDEKRFYNIILDSLFAPSKTTEKIDSRQQRVLHLLKRMETKILMIDEIHHVLAGSSRKQRTFLNVIKFLSNELQIPIVCAGTKDAFNAIQTDPQLSNRFEPKILPRWTNDTEYKRLLLSFEKILPLKKESNLIENSIADNILNKSDGLIGEISKILELSCIQAIETGKERIDNQIINSIDYIPPTKRRKQILY from the coding sequence ATGAACCATTTAAACGACAAAACAAGAGAAATAGTAATAAACTCTTCACCAGAAGAAAGAATTGCTAACACAAAAAAATTTAGTTGGATTGGTTACACACAATCTATAAGTATTTTTAAAAAACTAGACGATTTAAAAAACTACCCTAAAGTCTACAGAATGCCAAATCTTCTCCTAATTGGCGAATCAAACAACGGCAAAACTGCAATCCTAAGAAAATATGATGAACGAAATGAAGCTTATGTTAGAGAAAGTGATTTGCAAGTCATAAACCCAGTTCTGTATGTTCAAGCTCCACCTGAGCCTGATGAAAAAAGATTCTATAATATCATTCTTGACAGTTTGTTTGCTCCTTCTAAAACTACTGAAAAAATAGATTCTAGACAACAAAGGGTTTTACATTTACTAAAACGAATGGAAACTAAAATATTAATGATTGACGAAATACATCACGTTTTAGCTGGTTCTAGCAGAAAACAAAGAACCTTTTTAAATGTTATAAAATTTCTATCTAATGAACTTCAAATACCAATTGTTTGTGCGGGTACAAAAGATGCATTTAATGCTATTCAAACCGACCCCCAATTATCAAATCGTTTTGAACCTAAAATTTTACCTCGATGGACTAATGATACCGAATATAAACGGTTGTTGCTAAGTTTTGAAAAGATACTACCTTTAAAAAAGGAATCTAACTTAATTGAAAATTCGATAGCAGATAACATCTTAAATAAAAGTGACGGATTAATTGGAGAAATTTCTAAAATCTTAGAATTAAGTTGTATTCAAGCCATAGAAACTGGAAAAGAAAGAATAGATAATCAAATCATTAATTCTATAGATTATATTCCTCCAACCAAAAGGCGAAAACAAATTTTATATTGA
- a CDS encoding IS3 family transposase, with protein MKNYDRAFKVNAVKLSYERGKGQIASIERELGITASCLYRWRQDFEKFGTGSFCGTGYLKLTPEQKTITNLEKKIKNSELTLEILKSGSKYVAQGKVMTKEFIENNKHKFSILKMCNSLEVSRTTYYLRKKQELSGTEIRINLLKEQITAIFYEFKQTYGGPKIAKELEKRGYILCSSQVNIYMKALGLRRKAKRKFKATTDSFHNHYVSSNVLNREFKVTDPSQVWVSDITYLQTKRGFLYLTIIIDLFDRKIIGWSLSDTMGTKTTTLPAWEMAVSNRKIDKALIFHSDRGSQYANKVFTKTLDSYNCVRRSMSRRDNHTDNAVCESFFSCFKRELINKNKLLPRKQMIAEIYEYIENWYNKKRRHSYLGYRKIEEFDRINNLL; from the coding sequence ATGAAAAATTATGATCGTGCTTTTAAAGTAAATGCAGTCAAATTAAGCTATGAGAGAGGTAAAGGACAAATTGCAAGTATTGAAAGGGAGTTAGGAATAACTGCAAGTTGTTTGTATCGATGGCGACAAGACTTTGAAAAATTTGGAACAGGAAGTTTTTGCGGAACCGGCTACTTAAAATTAACTCCTGAACAGAAAACAATTACTAACCTTGAGAAAAAAATTAAAAATTCAGAACTTACACTTGAGATTTTAAAAAGTGGAAGTAAATATGTTGCTCAAGGAAAGGTAATGACGAAAGAGTTCATTGAAAACAATAAACATAAATTTTCAATTCTAAAAATGTGCAACTCATTAGAAGTATCTAGAACGACCTATTATTTAAGAAAGAAACAAGAACTTTCAGGCACAGAAATCCGAATAAATTTATTAAAAGAGCAAATTACAGCTATATTTTATGAATTTAAGCAAACATATGGAGGTCCAAAAATTGCTAAAGAACTTGAAAAGAGAGGATATATATTATGTAGTTCACAAGTAAATATTTATATGAAAGCATTAGGACTACGTAGAAAAGCCAAAAGAAAATTTAAAGCTACAACTGATTCATTTCATAATCATTATGTGTCTTCAAATGTTTTAAATAGAGAGTTTAAAGTTACTGACCCTTCCCAAGTTTGGGTTTCAGACATTACATATTTACAGACAAAGAGAGGCTTTCTATATCTTACCATTATTATAGATTTATTTGATAGAAAAATAATAGGATGGAGTTTAAGTGATACAATGGGCACAAAAACGACAACTTTACCAGCTTGGGAAATGGCAGTTAGCAATAGGAAAATTGATAAAGCGTTAATTTTCCATTCCGATAGAGGTTCTCAATATGCTAATAAAGTTTTCACAAAAACTTTAGACTCTTATAATTGCGTCAGACGCAGTATGAGTCGTAGAGATAATCATACTGATAATGCTGTTTGTGAAAGTTTTTTCAGTTGTTTTAAAAGAGAATTAATTAATAAGAACAAACTTCTGCCGAGAAAACAGATGATAGCAGAAATATACGAATATATTGAAAATTGGTATAATAAAAAGAGGAGGCATTCATATTTAGGCTATAGGAAAATCGAAGAATTTGATAGAATTAATAATTTACTCTGA
- a CDS encoding TnsA endonuclease N-terminal domain-containing protein codes for MITSFKRIRKILPNNFSVTGHICSIKNNEHIEFESSLERDFIYLLEYNLEVKRYYEQPIKINYLDKNIEKYYVPDFFVEYWDGTKELVEVKYAQELEEKHNELSTKFKAAELFCTKNNITFKIYNEHLIRTPLGWNAKFLNYYRYPKFDLNFDEITMIRNRLEELNNSTPAKLIKDMANDESKQAELLYLLWYLIANYSITFDNDKKLSMNTLIWVK; via the coding sequence ATGATAACAAGTTTCAAAAGAATAAGAAAAATTTTACCTAACAATTTTTCAGTAACGGGTCATATATGTAGTATTAAAAACAATGAGCACATAGAATTTGAATCTTCTTTAGAAAGAGATTTTATATACCTTTTAGAATATAATCTCGAAGTGAAAAGATACTATGAACAACCTATAAAAATTAATTATCTCGATAAAAATATCGAGAAATACTATGTTCCTGACTTTTTTGTTGAATATTGGGATGGTACAAAAGAATTAGTTGAAGTTAAATATGCTCAGGAGCTAGAAGAAAAACATAATGAATTATCTACAAAGTTTAAAGCAGCTGAACTTTTTTGTACTAAAAATAATATCACTTTCAAAATATATAATGAACATTTAATTCGAACACCACTAGGTTGGAATGCGAAGTTTTTAAACTATTATCGATATCCTAAATTTGATTTAAATTTTGATGAAATTACAATGATACGAAATAGACTGGAAGAGTTAAATAATTCAACTCCTGCAAAGTTAATAAAGGATATGGCAAATGATGAATCAAAACAAGCAGAACTTTTGTATCTATTATGGTATCTTATCGCAAATTATTCAATAACTTTCGATAATGATAAAAAACTCAGTATGAACACCTTAATTTGGGTTAAATAA
- a CDS encoding TniQ family protein, giving the protein MVLIKNKNIWPAYIHPQKDELFSSWLCRLSAEHQIKVYSFLKIYFKSSNHFLARNVDLIKPNEIINGIVNHSLLNKREADNLFLTSYEGIIFEKANCKTYTIGLLPLGISNQKRKNFGTLYCPSCLNKKIPYFKKQWRLSISLVCLDCNIRLKEKCDNCNNPITYHLTNLSKNTSDVIHPLSLKYCLCGYDLSQTNIKDELPTAIEIEYQKFINQTISDGYNSISSFSFLFFEGFIMLLTKYLSSSKNNRFRSGLLLHYKKNNIPSVKKDFGLWSIEKRRIAIIDVFPLFENYPTTLNTFLKKHRIYKSYIRNDNNYPYWFLSNFT; this is encoded by the coding sequence ATGGTTCTTATCAAGAATAAAAATATCTGGCCCGCATACATTCATCCGCAAAAAGATGAATTGTTTTCATCTTGGTTATGCAGATTATCTGCCGAGCATCAAATTAAAGTATATAGTTTTCTTAAAATCTATTTTAAAAGTTCAAATCATTTTCTAGCAAGAAATGTTGATTTAATCAAACCAAATGAAATTATAAATGGAATAGTTAACCATTCCCTTTTAAACAAGCGAGAAGCTGACAATCTTTTTTTGACATCCTATGAAGGAATTATTTTTGAGAAAGCAAATTGTAAAACTTATACAATTGGATTATTACCACTTGGCATATCCAATCAAAAAAGAAAAAATTTTGGAACCCTATATTGCCCATCCTGCTTGAACAAGAAAATTCCATATTTCAAAAAGCAATGGCGATTATCAATTTCCCTAGTTTGTCTAGATTGCAACATAAGATTAAAAGAAAAATGTGATAATTGTAATAATCCAATAACATATCATTTAACAAATCTATCCAAAAATACCAGTGATGTAATACATCCCCTCTCTCTTAAATATTGTCTATGTGGATATGATTTATCCCAAACAAACATTAAAGATGAACTACCAACAGCAATAGAAATTGAATATCAAAAATTTATCAATCAAACCATAAGTGATGGCTACAATAGTATTTCATCATTTTCTTTTCTCTTTTTCGAAGGTTTTATTATGCTTCTTACTAAATATTTATCTTCGTCAAAAAACAATCGATTTAGGTCAGGTTTACTATTACATTACAAAAAAAATAATATCCCTTCAGTGAAAAAAGATTTTGGGCTTTGGTCAATTGAAAAAAGAAGAATTGCAATTATCGATGTATTTCCTTTATTTGAAAATTATCCGACTACTTTGAATACCTTTCTAAAAAAACATAGAATTTATAAATCATACATCCGAAATGATAATAATTATCCATACTGGTTTTTGAGTAATTTTACTTAA
- a CDS encoding Mu transposase C-terminal domain-containing protein → MDRLLINIGEKVIFKEKECIIIKIIDINTVSIEEIFTNIIHTVTNNSISPFNSIRNYHDIQNLSEDKWQKALKRFEIIKPILLERRNVDLVKNVASQNHISIATLYRWVKEYTESGLVSSLVGKNKGVNVGKSKLPKILDNIINDKLHSVYLSNSRHSIIKTIREIEMACKDMGIKAPHSNTIRNRIKNISEEERIRKRYGNKAAREIFEPIKGNFPGANYPLSVVQIDHTPVDIILVDNHFRQPYHRPYLTLAIDIYSRAILGFYLSFDPPSSLSVGMCICHSILPKENWLESIDVNTDWDCWGIMDSIHVDNAKEFHGNMLRKATQEYGIDLNFRPIATPHFGGHIERTLGTFSKEIHDLPGTTFSSIKDRDNYDSKKNASFTLEEFERWLTIYITKIYHKRIHSSINETPINKFKKGILGDNTTIGKGIPPRIFNERKVRLDFMPFVERTIQEYGIVLNHIYYYDDVLRSYINSKDEKGNKIKYIFRTDPRDISIVYFFDPFLKEYFEIPYKNTSFPPMSIWEHRDIIRKLKKNNIGIINEDAIFSAYRELEEIERTAVSLTKKEKRKDRREIIPQTEKVLSPNKIIVDSIKNEIIIEPFEDIE, encoded by the coding sequence ATGGATAGATTATTAATTAATATTGGTGAGAAGGTAATCTTTAAAGAAAAAGAGTGCATCATTATAAAAATTATAGATATCAATACAGTATCTATCGAGGAAATTTTCACAAACATAATTCATACTGTAACAAATAATTCAATTAGTCCATTTAATTCAATTAGAAATTATCATGATATACAAAATTTATCTGAAGATAAATGGCAAAAGGCATTAAAGAGATTTGAAATTATAAAACCAATTCTTTTGGAAAGACGGAATGTTGACTTGGTAAAAAATGTTGCTTCTCAAAATCACATTAGTATAGCAACTTTATATCGATGGGTAAAAGAATATACTGAATCTGGATTAGTCTCTTCTTTGGTAGGGAAAAACAAAGGAGTTAATGTTGGAAAAAGTAAACTTCCTAAAATTTTAGATAATATTATAAATGACAAATTACATTCTGTTTACTTATCCAATTCAAGACATTCAATCATAAAAACCATTCGCGAAATTGAAATGGCTTGTAAGGACATGGGAATTAAAGCTCCTCATTCTAATACAATAAGGAATAGAATTAAAAATATTTCAGAAGAAGAAAGAATTAGAAAACGCTATGGAAATAAGGCTGCTCGAGAAATTTTCGAACCAATAAAAGGGAATTTCCCTGGTGCAAATTATCCTCTTTCAGTTGTACAAATCGACCATACACCTGTCGATATAATCCTAGTTGATAATCATTTTCGACAGCCATATCATAGACCCTATCTTACTCTGGCTATAGATATCTATTCTAGAGCCATACTTGGATTTTATTTATCCTTCGATCCTCCAAGCTCTCTAAGTGTAGGAATGTGCATATGCCATAGTATTTTACCAAAAGAAAATTGGTTGGAATCAATAGATGTAAATACTGATTGGGATTGTTGGGGAATAATGGATTCTATACATGTTGACAATGCTAAGGAATTTCATGGAAATATGCTTAGAAAAGCAACTCAAGAATATGGAATTGATTTAAATTTTAGACCAATTGCTACACCGCATTTTGGAGGACACATCGAAAGAACATTAGGTACTTTTTCAAAAGAAATCCATGACCTACCTGGAACTACTTTTTCATCAATCAAAGATCGTGATAATTATGATTCTAAAAAAAATGCCTCTTTTACTTTAGAAGAGTTCGAAAGATGGCTAACTATTTATATCACAAAGATCTATCACAAAAGAATCCACTCCTCAATAAATGAGACCCCAATAAATAAATTTAAGAAAGGTATTTTAGGTGATAATACAACCATTGGTAAAGGAATACCTCCTAGAATTTTTAATGAACGGAAAGTAAGGCTTGATTTCATGCCCTTTGTAGAAAGAACCATTCAGGAATATGGCATCGTGCTCAATCACATATATTACTATGATGATGTATTGAGGTCATACATTAATTCAAAAGATGAAAAAGGTAACAAAATAAAATATATCTTCAGAACAGATCCTAGAGATATTAGTATTGTGTATTTTTTTGACCCATTTTTAAAAGAATATTTTGAAATTCCATATAAAAACACCTCCTTCCCTCCTATGTCAATTTGGGAACATCGCGATATTATTAGAAAGTTAAAAAAGAATAATATAGGAATTATTAATGAGGATGCCATATTCTCCGCCTATCGAGAATTAGAAGAAATTGAACGAACTGCTGTATCTCTTACAAAAAAAGAAAAAAGAAAAGACCGAAGGGAAATCATACCACAAACAGAAAAAGTTTTGAGTCCAAATAAAATAATTGTTGATTCTATTAAAAATGAAATTATAATCGAACCTTTTGAAGACATAGAATAA
- a CDS encoding IS3 family transposase, with the protein MEKCKIYDRDFKVNAVKLALEKNRFRAAKELGIPTTNIYRWQAELQKYDKDSFCGRGHFRDPEQKRASIWERNPEQKRLAILKMTLTKKLQKVERQVEIFKNARKYILKGKPMIFYFIENNLDKYSICGMCEVLGIRETTYYQWRDKMVSPRKRETILLEEEIMSIFYEYKERYGNIKISTELRSRGIRLSPPSVTRYMNRLGLVSKLSTRHKVKSGSIFVPHNPCIFPNVLNRQFKADEPSQIWVSGITSLETSEGMLFLTIIIDLFDRKIIGWNLSTGLTIKETSMPAWEIAVQNRTTKKGLIFHSDRSPQYANKIFTRKLNSYKHIKRSMSETANHLDNPMPKSFFTSFKSELTYLNILMTKKQMEEKISEYFENRL; encoded by the coding sequence ATGGAGAAATGTAAAATTTACGACCGCGATTTTAAAGTGAATGCAGTAAAATTGGCACTTGAAAAGAATCGTTTTAGAGCCGCAAAAGAACTTGGTATTCCAACTACGAACATCTATAGATGGCAAGCTGAACTTCAAAAATATGATAAGGATAGCTTTTGTGGAAGAGGTCATTTTAGAGACCCCGAACAAAAAAGAGCTTCTATATGGGAAAGAAACCCCGAGCAAAAAAGGCTTGCAATACTTAAAATGACACTCACAAAAAAGCTACAAAAAGTAGAACGTCAAGTTGAAATTTTTAAGAATGCAAGAAAATATATCCTGAAAGGAAAACCAATGATTTTTTATTTTATTGAAAACAATTTAGATAAATATTCAATTTGTGGTATGTGTGAAGTTTTAGGTATAAGAGAGACTACATATTATCAATGGAGAGATAAAATGGTTTCTCCAAGAAAGCGTGAGACAATCTTATTAGAAGAAGAAATAATGTCTATATTTTACGAATACAAAGAGAGATATGGTAATATCAAAATTTCAACAGAATTGAGAAGTCGAGGTATTAGATTATCACCTCCCTCGGTAACTCGCTACATGAATAGACTAGGTCTTGTCAGTAAGCTTAGCACTAGACATAAAGTGAAATCTGGTTCTATTTTTGTTCCTCATAACCCTTGTATTTTTCCTAATGTTCTAAATCGTCAGTTTAAAGCTGACGAACCGTCACAGATTTGGGTATCGGGAATAACAAGCTTAGAAACATCAGAAGGAATGTTGTTTCTAACAATTATTATCGATTTATTTGATAGAAAAATTATTGGATGGAATTTGAGTACAGGTCTGACAATAAAGGAAACTTCGATGCCGGCTTGGGAAATTGCTGTTCAGAATCGTACGACAAAGAAGGGATTGATATTTCATTCTGATAGATCACCTCAATACGCTAATAAGATTTTTACTCGTAAATTAAACTCATATAAACATATTAAACGAAGTATGAGTGAAACAGCGAATCATTTGGACAATCCTATGCCTAAAAGTTTTTTTACTTCCTTTAAATCTGAACTAACATATTTGAATATTCTTATGACTAAAAAACAAATGGAAGAAAAAATATCTGAATATTTTGAAAACAGGCTCTAA
- a CDS encoding recombinase family protein, translated as MKARYVRVSTLNQKTERQIVKQYPDEGIYIDKVSGSIPFSKRPEALKLMKDIIEKKINYVSISSIDRLDRNTLDVLQTIEQLHSMNICLKVDNLGLESLTNRKENPTFKLIVSVLANISEMERDSILERQREGIAIAKAKGIYKGRIKNTSESTEKFLEKYPNVVSYLKRKNPPTLLEIAKLTDCSKNTVQKIKRKLNKD; from the coding sequence ATGAAAGCACGTTATGTTAGAGTATCAACATTAAATCAAAAAACTGAAAGACAGATTGTAAAACAATATCCAGATGAAGGAATTTACATTGACAAAGTAAGTGGCTCAATCCCATTTTCAAAAAGACCGGAAGCTCTTAAATTAATGAAAGATATTATTGAAAAGAAAATTAACTATGTAAGTATATCAAGTATTGATCGATTAGACAGGAATACATTAGATGTACTGCAAACTATTGAGCAATTACACTCAATGAATATTTGCTTAAAAGTTGACAACTTAGGATTGGAAAGTTTAACAAATAGGAAAGAAAATCCAACTTTTAAATTAATTGTAAGTGTGTTGGCTAATATTAGCGAAATGGAAAGAGATTCTATTTTAGAAAGACAGCGTGAAGGTATTGCTATAGCAAAAGCGAAAGGTATATATAAAGGTAGAATAAAAAATACTTCTGAATCAACAGAAAAATTCCTTGAAAAATATCCAAATGTAGTTTCTTATTTAAAGAGAAAAAACCCTCCAACTTTATTGGAAATAGCAAAACTTACAGACTGCTCGAAGAATACGGTTCAAAAAATTAAAAGAAAACTAAATAAAGATTGA